A window of the Natrinema salifodinae genome harbors these coding sequences:
- a CDS encoding HAD-IIA family hydrolase, with translation MTDYEAAILDVDGTIVRGEELLPGATDGLRALDAAGCSRLLFSNNPTRGSDHYREKLAPHGIDVDPETVLTSATVSAAYLTSTHPGERVYLVGGERLESILEEAAVELTTDPDAAEVVLGSFDENFSYSALRSALRALDGDVPFYGTDPDATIPVDGGEIPGSGAILAAMAAVAGHEPDAILGKPSSVAATATMDRLDADPTQTLVVGDRLDTDIALGNQAGMETALVLTGVTERADLAAADVEPDHVLESLAAVETLL, from the coding sequence ATGACCGACTACGAGGCAGCGATCCTCGACGTCGACGGGACGATCGTCCGGGGCGAGGAACTGCTCCCCGGCGCCACCGACGGCCTGCGCGCACTCGACGCGGCCGGCTGTTCGCGATTACTCTTCTCGAACAACCCGACGCGGGGAAGCGACCACTACCGCGAGAAGCTCGCACCCCACGGGATCGACGTCGATCCGGAGACCGTTCTCACGTCCGCGACCGTCTCGGCGGCGTACCTGACGTCGACCCATCCCGGCGAACGGGTCTACCTCGTCGGCGGCGAACGCCTCGAATCGATCCTCGAGGAGGCGGCCGTCGAGTTGACGACAGACCCCGACGCGGCCGAGGTCGTGCTGGGATCCTTCGACGAGAATTTCTCGTACAGCGCGCTCCGGTCGGCCCTGCGGGCGCTCGACGGCGACGTTCCCTTCTACGGTACCGATCCGGACGCGACGATTCCGGTCGACGGCGGCGAGATTCCCGGTTCGGGCGCGATCCTCGCCGCGATGGCGGCCGTCGCCGGCCACGAGCCCGACGCTATCCTGGGCAAGCCCTCCTCGGTCGCGGCCACGGCAACCATGGATCGCTTAGACGCCGATCCGACGCAGACGCTGGTCGTCGGCGATCGGCTCGACACCGATATCGCGCTCGGGAACCAGGCCGGCATGGAAACGGCGCTGGTGCTCACCGGCGTCACCGAGCGGGCGGACCTGGCGGCGGCAGACGTCGAACCGGATCACGTCCTCGAGTCGCTGGCCGCGGTCGAGACGCTCCTGTAA
- a CDS encoding DUF2182 domain-containing protein — protein sequence MGIADSFRDRIIRRRIPIVALVTYGIVLLAWAAVIGGWLPMSGGGMDTQLSDPGVPEAMALSNGATGIGLYLAMWGAMMIAMMYPSSVPLFRLYAETLEGATAAGKAARLGAFIGTYALVWTLTGLVPLAVNALVPIAGLADAYGGFLLGGTLLLLSGYQLSPYKYRCLRYCRSPLGFLLGHHRPGVRGAVRMSWQFSIFCVGCCWALFAFMVIVGSMNLVWMALIAVAISLERTVAWGERLARAVGILAGAAGTFVIVTAII from the coding sequence ATGGGGATAGCCGACTCGTTCCGGGACCGAATTATCCGCCGGCGTATCCCGATCGTCGCGCTCGTCACGTACGGGATCGTGTTGCTCGCGTGGGCGGCGGTCATCGGTGGCTGGCTTCCGATGTCTGGTGGCGGGATGGACACGCAACTGTCCGATCCGGGGGTGCCGGAGGCGATGGCGCTCTCGAACGGGGCGACGGGTATCGGTCTTTACCTGGCCATGTGGGGCGCGATGATGATCGCCATGATGTATCCGTCGTCGGTCCCGCTCTTCCGGCTGTACGCCGAGACGCTCGAGGGAGCGACGGCCGCAGGGAAAGCGGCGCGACTCGGCGCGTTTATCGGGACGTACGCGCTCGTCTGGACGCTGACCGGACTCGTCCCGCTTGCTGTCAACGCCCTGGTGCCGATCGCCGGCCTCGCGGACGCCTACGGCGGGTTCTTGCTGGGCGGGACGCTGCTGCTCCTGTCGGGCTATCAGCTGTCCCCGTACAAATACCGGTGTCTGCGGTATTGCCGGTCGCCGCTCGGGTTCCTTCTGGGTCACCACCGGCCGGGGGTTCGCGGTGCGGTTCGGATGAGTTGGCAGTTCAGCATCTTCTGCGTGGGATGCTGCTGGGCGCTGTTCGCGTTCATGGTGATCGTGGGCTCGATGAACCTCGTCTGGATGGCGCTCATCGCGGTGGCGATCTCGCTCGAACGGACGGTTGCGTGGGGCGAACGGTTGGCACGTGCGGTCGGGATCCTCGCCGGCGCAGCCGGAACGTTCGTCATCGTGACCGCGATCATATAG
- a CDS encoding DUF1326 domain-containing protein yields the protein MTREWTIKGDYVEACNCDVACQCVWLEPPDDDVCTVSLAWHIEEGIYGDVDLSGLDVGMLISTDEGVMFDPETEWDVVLLVDETADDEQREAIEDIYFGRAGGIWAPVADTHVRSADVAVVPISFSRDGSEFAVEIGDVIEMDASGAVGFNEEVGTISPHPLTNDHEVQTGKSTTATVSYDDEFAWDVSGNNAYLGDFELANA from the coding sequence ATGACTCGAGAATGGACCATCAAGGGGGACTACGTCGAAGCCTGTAACTGCGACGTCGCGTGCCAGTGCGTGTGGCTGGAACCGCCGGACGACGACGTCTGTACCGTCTCGCTGGCGTGGCACATCGAGGAGGGGATCTACGGCGACGTCGACCTGAGCGGACTGGACGTCGGCATGCTCATCTCCACCGACGAGGGCGTCATGTTCGACCCCGAGACGGAGTGGGACGTCGTGTTGCTCGTCGACGAGACGGCCGACGACGAGCAGCGAGAGGCCATCGAGGACATCTACTTCGGTCGCGCCGGCGGGATCTGGGCGCCCGTCGCCGACACGCACGTCAGATCCGCCGACGTCGCGGTCGTTCCGATCTCCTTCTCGCGGGACGGGTCGGAGTTCGCCGTCGAGATCGGGGACGTCATCGAAATGGATGCGAGCGGCGCAGTCGGGTTCAACGAGGAGGTCGGTACGATCTCGCCCCACCCATTGACGAACGACCACGAGGTGCAGACCGGGAAGTCGACGACGGCCACCGTCTCCTACGACGACGAGTTTGCGTGGGACGTTTCGGGGAATAACGCCTACCTCGGCGACTTCGAACTGGCGAACGCCTGA
- a CDS encoding glycine zipper 2TM domain-containing protein: protein MRERVKQALLRARYAAIGAAVGAAIGGAFSRNGASTGGAIGGLVGATIADTRGTVDTLLEDARATELGSPFSDEDRGQN from the coding sequence ATGAGAGAACGAGTGAAACAGGCGTTGCTGCGTGCGCGGTACGCAGCGATCGGTGCGGCAGTTGGGGCGGCGATCGGCGGCGCGTTCAGTCGAAACGGCGCGAGTACCGGCGGCGCGATCGGCGGGCTCGTCGGCGCGACTATCGCCGACACGCGCGGAACCGTCGATACGCTGCTCGAAGATGCGAGAGCGACAGAACTCGGCAGTCCATTCTCGGACGAGGACCGAGGTCAGAACTGA
- a CDS encoding acyl-CoA thioesterase, producing MTDLIETVVENREMVQPNHANMLDVAHGGNVMKWMDEVGAMSAIRFAGEMCVTAHVNQMNFERPIPVGDTAYITAYVYDAGTSSVKVRLVTERENLQTRERERTTESYFVYVAIDEDKQPTAVPELTVSTDEGERLRQAALDGRNGNGGH from the coding sequence ATGACGGATCTCATCGAGACGGTCGTGGAAAATCGGGAGATGGTACAGCCGAACCACGCCAACATGCTCGACGTCGCCCACGGCGGCAACGTCATGAAGTGGATGGACGAGGTGGGCGCGATGTCGGCCATACGCTTTGCCGGCGAGATGTGCGTTACCGCCCACGTCAACCAGATGAACTTCGAACGGCCGATCCCCGTCGGCGACACGGCCTACATCACCGCCTACGTCTACGACGCCGGCACCTCGAGCGTGAAGGTCCGCCTGGTCACCGAGCGCGAGAACCTCCAGACCCGCGAGCGCGAGCGGACCACCGAATCGTACTTCGTCTACGTTGCGATCGACGAGGACAAGCAACCGACCGCGGTCCCCGAACTGACCGTCAGCACCGACGAGGGCGAGCGGCTCCGCCAGGCTGCGCTGGACGGGCGGAACGGAAACGGCGGCCACTGA
- a CDS encoding TraB/GumN family protein gives MSDAGEADVPEPPEPPDRERGSVQVLGTAHVSQASVDEVRETVEEEDPDVVAVELDEGRYNQMQGGTPDDIEAEDLLSGNTVFQFLAYWMLSYVQSRLGEQFDIEPGADMRAGIEAAEANGSGVALVDRDIQVTIQRFWSRLSFTEKLKMVGGLALGVTDPRTIGLTFGAVAGVLLGLLTTAFIAPMLGVGDILQLGVTDPTTLQYVGGAAIGALAGAFVGLVAFPSFDGAARRTGGALSGFSIRVLAGLVLGIGGCLALVVTGTFVGPLSASTAESAGVYAIRGAAGMLAGLGVGVAIGAVLGIVLDAAGADVEEVDEIDIEELTDGDVVTAMMEEFRQFSPQGANALIDERDAYIAHNLHQLREQGYDVLAVVGAGHRAGIERHLENPKAIPAMESLSGTASGRRFSPLKLVGYLVTVGFLAFFFLLIMAGVRNTFLLKLFGAWFLFNGLFAFGLARLAGARWLSAGVGGAVAWLTSINPLLAPGWFTGYVELKYRPVNVRDIQTLNEIVDDTERPIEEALSAMFDVPLFRLIMIVALTNIGSIIATFLFPFVILPWLAPEIGGVDALMGELIRGAENSLELLRRFL, from the coding sequence ATGAGCGATGCAGGCGAGGCCGACGTGCCGGAGCCGCCCGAACCGCCCGACCGCGAGCGCGGTTCCGTCCAGGTTCTCGGGACGGCACACGTCTCGCAAGCGAGCGTCGACGAAGTCCGCGAAACGGTCGAAGAGGAAGATCCCGACGTCGTCGCCGTCGAGTTAGACGAAGGACGCTACAATCAGATGCAGGGCGGGACGCCCGACGACATCGAGGCGGAGGACCTCCTCTCCGGGAACACGGTCTTCCAGTTTCTCGCCTACTGGATGCTGTCGTACGTCCAGTCGCGGCTGGGCGAGCAGTTCGACATCGAGCCAGGCGCCGACATGCGCGCCGGCATCGAGGCCGCCGAGGCCAACGGCAGCGGCGTCGCCTTAGTCGACCGCGACATTCAGGTGACGATCCAGCGGTTCTGGAGTCGCCTCTCGTTCACCGAGAAGTTGAAGATGGTCGGCGGGCTCGCGCTCGGGGTGACCGATCCCCGGACGATCGGGCTCACCTTCGGCGCCGTCGCCGGCGTCCTGCTGGGGCTGCTGACCACCGCGTTCATCGCACCGATGCTCGGCGTCGGGGATATCCTCCAGCTGGGCGTCACCGATCCGACGACGCTGCAGTACGTCGGCGGCGCCGCCATCGGCGCGCTCGCCGGCGCGTTCGTCGGCCTGGTCGCCTTCCCCTCGTTCGACGGCGCCGCGCGACGGACCGGTGGCGCCCTCTCGGGCTTCTCGATACGCGTCCTGGCCGGCCTGGTCCTCGGGATCGGCGGCTGTCTCGCGCTGGTGGTGACCGGCACCTTCGTCGGACCCCTCTCGGCGTCGACCGCCGAGAGCGCCGGCGTCTACGCGATCCGCGGAGCGGCCGGAATGCTGGCCGGACTCGGCGTCGGTGTCGCGATCGGGGCCGTCCTCGGGATCGTCCTCGACGCCGCCGGCGCGGACGTCGAGGAGGTCGACGAGATCGACATCGAGGAGCTGACCGACGGCGACGTCGTCACCGCCATGATGGAGGAGTTCCGTCAGTTCAGCCCCCAGGGAGCGAACGCCCTGATCGACGAGCGTGACGCCTACATCGCGCACAACCTCCACCAGCTTCGCGAGCAGGGGTACGACGTCCTCGCCGTCGTCGGCGCCGGCCACCGGGCCGGGATCGAACGGCATCTCGAGAACCCCAAGGCGATCCCGGCGATGGAATCGCTGTCCGGAACCGCCTCTGGCCGGCGGTTCTCGCCGCTGAAGCTCGTCGGCTACCTGGTCACCGTCGGCTTCCTCGCCTTCTTCTTCCTGCTGATCATGGCAGGGGTTCGGAACACGTTCCTGCTGAAGCTGTTCGGCGCCTGGTTCCTGTTCAACGGGCTGTTCGCGTTCGGCTTGGCCCGCCTGGCCGGCGCGCGCTGGCTCAGCGCGGGCGTCGGCGGCGCGGTCGCCTGGCTGACCAGCATCAACCCGCTGCTGGCGCCGGGGTGGTTCACGGGTTACGTCGAGCTCAAGTACCGGCCGGTCAACGTCCGGGACATCCAGACGCTAAACGAGATCGTCGACGACACCGAGCGGCCGATCGAAGAGGCGCTGTCGGCGATGTTCGACGTGCCGCTGTTCCGCCTGATCATGATCGTCGCGCTCACGAACATCGGGAGCATCATCGCGACGTTCCTGTTCCCGTTCGTAATCTTGCCGTGGCTGGCGCCCGAGATCGGCGGCGTCGATGCGCTGATGGGTGAACTGATCCGCGGCGCCGAGAACAGTCTGGAGCTGCTCCGGAGGTTCCTCTGA
- a CDS encoding zinc metalloprotease — MSYRARQRSDPELSFSDQELRDLAVAWLTLSIAFALLFAPIHLGGSLGSFVVMVGLSLVTVGVAFLLHEIAHKVVAIEHGQVAEFRADYQMLFLAIMGALVGFLFAAPGAVYHRGQVTQRENGLIALAGPVTNLLLALLFLPLMILPEPLGTIGQMGVWINLFLAAFNMIPFGPLDGKSVLRWHKGIFALIFVPSAALAAFVVFRVGMF, encoded by the coding sequence ATGAGTTATCGCGCTCGGCAGCGTTCCGACCCCGAACTGAGTTTCAGCGATCAGGAGCTGCGCGACCTCGCGGTCGCCTGGCTCACGCTCAGCATCGCCTTCGCGCTGCTGTTCGCGCCGATTCACCTGGGCGGCAGTCTCGGGTCGTTCGTCGTCATGGTCGGCCTGAGTCTGGTCACCGTCGGCGTCGCCTTCCTGCTGCACGAGATCGCCCACAAGGTCGTCGCCATCGAGCACGGCCAGGTGGCCGAGTTCCGGGCCGACTACCAGATGCTGTTTCTGGCGATCATGGGCGCGCTCGTCGGCTTCCTCTTCGCCGCTCCCGGGGCCGTCTACCACCGCGGCCAGGTGACCCAGCGGGAGAACGGCCTGATCGCGCTGGCGGGGCCGGTGACGAACCTCCTGCTTGCCCTGCTCTTTCTCCCGCTGATGATCCTCCCCGAGCCGCTCGGGACGATCGGGCAGATGGGGGTCTGGATCAACCTCTTCCTGGCTGCGTTCAACATGATCCCCTTCGGGCCGCTCGACGGAAAATCGGTCCTGCGGTGGCACAAGGGGATCTTCGCGCTAATCTTCGTTCCGAGCGCGGCCCTGGCCGCGTTCGTGGTCTTCCGCGTCGGGATGTTCTGA
- the purM gene encoding phosphoribosylformylglycinamidine cyclo-ligase, with protein MTTDDEGTDTERLTYAETGVDIDASEDATAALLAAFGSDLRTEYAGLVDIGDRYLALATDGVGTKLLVAESIEDFSTIGIDCIAMNVNDLVAAGVEPVAFVDYLAIDEPDETLTNEIGEGLAVGLDEADLTMLGGETAVMPDVVKGFDLAGTCAGLAAKDDLFAGEAQVGDALVGFPSNGIHSNGLTLAREAVTRDHEYTDEFPPTPERTIGEELLRPTRIYTDLLEPMREHGVRAAAHVTGGGWTNLLRMGEFEYVIDDPLPAQPVFEFVQEEGNVTDEEMHRTFNMGTGFVVALPEDQADDLAAETDGRIIGRVEDGSSVEIRGLSLS; from the coding sequence ATGACCACGGACGACGAGGGGACCGATACGGAGCGACTCACCTACGCCGAGACCGGCGTCGACATCGACGCCAGCGAGGACGCGACCGCCGCCCTGCTCGCAGCCTTCGGCAGCGACCTGCGGACCGAGTACGCCGGCCTGGTCGACATCGGCGACCGATACCTCGCCCTGGCGACCGACGGCGTCGGCACCAAACTGCTGGTCGCGGAGTCGATCGAGGACTTCTCGACGATCGGTATCGACTGCATCGCGATGAACGTCAACGACCTGGTCGCCGCGGGCGTCGAACCCGTCGCATTCGTCGACTACCTCGCGATCGACGAGCCCGACGAGACCCTGACTAACGAGATCGGCGAGGGCCTGGCCGTCGGCCTCGACGAGGCGGACCTGACGATGCTCGGCGGTGAGACGGCGGTCATGCCTGACGTCGTGAAAGGATTCGACCTGGCGGGCACCTGCGCGGGCCTGGCGGCGAAAGACGACCTGTTCGCGGGCGAGGCGCAGGTCGGCGACGCGCTCGTCGGCTTCCCCTCGAACGGGATCCACTCGAACGGACTGACGCTGGCCCGCGAGGCCGTCACGCGCGACCACGAGTACACCGACGAGTTCCCGCCGACTCCCGAGCGGACGATCGGCGAGGAACTACTGCGGCCGACCCGGATCTACACGGACCTGCTCGAACCGATGCGCGAACACGGCGTCCGCGCCGCGGCCCACGTCACCGGCGGCGGCTGGACGAACCTGCTGCGGATGGGCGAGTTCGAGTACGTGATCGACGACCCGCTCCCGGCTCAGCCGGTCTTCGAGTTCGTCCAGGAGGAGGGGAACGTGACCGACGAGGAGATGCACCGGACGTTCAACATGGGCACCGGCTTCGTCGTCGCGCTGCCGGAAGACCAGGCCGACGACCTCGCCGCCGAAACGGACGGCCGGATCATCGGGCGCGTCGAGGACGGCAGTTCGGTCGAAATTCGCGGCCTCTCGCTGTCCTGA
- a CDS encoding SPW repeat domain-containing protein, which produces MSNTPTDTDPNRTATADRARNTLNTDVMQWVSALAALVGLYVVASPFIFDATEAAIWNDTLVGTGVFLLAGYNFVRLSRDRLASVGVASLTVLLGLWLLVSPAVIEMGSSTLATGTALSGLVIAALSAYNAYANNRADTPERAATRA; this is translated from the coding sequence ATGAGTAATACACCGACGGACACGGACCCGAACCGCACCGCCACCGCCGACCGCGCCCGCAATACCCTCAACACCGACGTGATGCAGTGGGTGAGCGCCCTCGCCGCGCTGGTCGGGCTCTACGTCGTCGCCTCGCCGTTCATCTTCGACGCCACGGAGGCAGCCATTTGGAACGATACGCTCGTCGGGACAGGCGTCTTCCTGCTCGCCGGGTACAACTTCGTCCGACTGTCGCGGGACCGCCTGGCGAGCGTCGGCGTCGCCTCGTTGACCGTCCTGCTCGGGCTGTGGTTGCTCGTTTCCCCGGCCGTCATCGAGATGGGAAGCAGCACGCTCGCGACCGGGACCGCGCTCTCCGGTCTGGTCATCGCCGCGCTCTCGGCCTACAACGCGTACGCCAACAACAGGGCCGACACGCCCGAGCGGGCCGCGACGCGAGCCTGA
- a CDS encoding macro domain-containing protein — MEYVVVQGDIAAQSADALVNAAGTSLEMGSGVAGALRRGAGDKINEEAAEKGPIDLGEVAVTDAYDLNAEYVIHAAAMPHYGDGQATAESIRDATRNALEKADELGCKSLVLPALGCGVAGFDVADGAGIIGEEIEGYEPDSLEDVRFIAYSDEEYDAIRAATGAAEQSELTDASESER; from the coding sequence ATGGAGTACGTCGTCGTCCAGGGCGACATCGCCGCACAGTCCGCCGATGCGCTCGTCAACGCAGCCGGCACGAGCCTCGAGATGGGGTCAGGCGTCGCGGGTGCGCTCCGCCGCGGCGCCGGCGACAAAATCAACGAGGAGGCCGCGGAGAAGGGGCCGATCGACCTCGGCGAAGTCGCTGTTACCGACGCTTACGACTTAAACGCCGAGTACGTCATCCACGCCGCCGCGATGCCACATTACGGGGACGGCCAGGCGACCGCCGAGAGCATCCGCGACGCAACCCGCAACGCACTTGAAAAGGCAGACGAACTCGGCTGTAAGTCCCTCGTGCTTCCCGCGCTCGGCTGCGGGGTCGCCGGCTTCGACGTCGCGGACGGCGCCGGGATCATCGGCGAGGAGATCGAGGGCTACGAGCCGGATTCCCTCGAGGACGTGCGGTTCATCGCCTACAGCGACGAGGAGTACGACGCGATCCGAGCGGCGACCGGCGCGGCCGAGCAGTCCGAACTGACCGACGCGAGCGAGTCGGAACGGTAA
- the dpsA gene encoding DNA starvation/stationary phase protection protein DpsA, giving the protein MSTQKTVRQSADTVEENELRLEQEKAEQIVDALNTELANSYVLYHQLKKHHWVVEGAEFLPLHEFIEEAYEHVEEGADVIAERAQALGGVPVSGPSNQEDRATVEFEGEDVYDVRTMFENDLEMYGDIIESMRDSIELAENLGDPATSEILREILVTLEEDGHHFEHYLEDDTLVLEEATH; this is encoded by the coding sequence ATGAGCACTCAAAAGACCGTCCGGCAGTCGGCCGATACCGTCGAGGAGAACGAGCTTCGGCTCGAACAGGAGAAGGCCGAGCAGATCGTCGACGCGCTGAACACGGAGCTGGCCAACTCGTACGTCCTCTACCACCAGCTGAAGAAGCACCACTGGGTCGTCGAGGGCGCGGAGTTCCTCCCGCTCCACGAATTCATCGAAGAGGCCTACGAGCACGTCGAGGAAGGCGCCGACGTCATCGCCGAGCGCGCCCAAGCACTCGGCGGCGTCCCGGTCTCGGGACCGTCGAACCAGGAGGACCGGGCCACCGTCGAGTTCGAGGGTGAGGACGTCTACGACGTCCGCACGATGTTCGAGAACGACCTCGAAATGTACGGCGACATCATCGAATCGATGCGCGACAGCATCGAACTCGCCGAGAACCTCGGCGACCCCGCGACCAGCGAGATCCTGCGTGAGATCCTCGTCACGCTCGAGGAAGACGGCCACCACTTCGAGCACTACCTCGAGGACGACACCCTGGTCCTCGAAGAAGCGACCCACTGA
- a CDS encoding aldehyde dehydrogenase family protein, translating into MATRIAQRREQLYVDGEWIETENALSVSDLAEGGTFAQVAAAGPDEARTALAAAHEIKPELRETTVVERAEWCETIADGLREREEELAEIIVREAGKPISSARGEVGQAAERFDRAAEEARNIVSKGEYREGSTAGHEGWQAIVKHEPIGAVLCITPYNYPLATTALQVAPALAAGNSVLLKPASKTPISAAILADVIADVDGIPDGAFNFVPGDASEIGDLMSGDDRINAIAMTGSSGAGKHVARQSGMVNLHMELGGNAPAIVFDDADLTDVAGNCAKGSFKYAGQRCSAVSRVLAHESVHDDLVDQIDAQMDAWQAGDLFDEDTAFGPLISEDQAEWVAELVDDAVEKGAEVVRGGERRAPEGVPEELSNQFFEPTLLANVPHDARIVDEEQFGPIAAVTTFEDEDEALEIANSSDLALDAAVFTSDYKRAMRMANRVDAGAVRINGAPSHGLGDVPFGGNKDSGIGREGLDASIHEMMREKSIIL; encoded by the coding sequence ATGGCAACGAGAATCGCCCAGCGGCGGGAGCAACTCTACGTCGACGGCGAGTGGATCGAGACCGAAAACGCGCTATCGGTCTCGGATCTCGCCGAAGGCGGGACCTTCGCACAGGTCGCCGCGGCGGGTCCGGACGAGGCACGGACCGCGCTCGCGGCCGCCCACGAGATCAAACCGGAACTGCGAGAGACGACGGTCGTCGAACGCGCGGAGTGGTGTGAGACGATCGCCGACGGACTGCGCGAGCGCGAGGAGGAACTCGCCGAGATCATCGTCCGCGAAGCCGGCAAGCCAATCTCGTCGGCCCGCGGCGAGGTCGGCCAGGCGGCCGAGCGCTTCGACCGCGCGGCCGAGGAAGCGCGCAACATCGTCAGCAAGGGCGAGTACCGCGAGGGGTCGACCGCGGGCCACGAGGGCTGGCAGGCCATCGTCAAGCACGAGCCGATCGGCGCCGTCCTCTGTATCACGCCGTACAACTACCCCCTGGCGACGACGGCCCTGCAGGTCGCGCCGGCGCTCGCGGCGGGTAACAGCGTCCTGCTCAAGCCCGCCAGCAAGACACCCATCTCGGCGGCGATCCTCGCCGACGTCATCGCCGACGTCGACGGCATCCCGGACGGCGCGTTCAACTTCGTCCCCGGCGACGCCAGCGAGATCGGCGACCTCATGTCCGGCGACGACCGCATCAACGCGATCGCGATGACCGGCTCCTCGGGCGCCGGCAAACACGTCGCCCGCCAGAGCGGCATGGTCAACCTGCACATGGAACTGGGCGGCAACGCCCCGGCGATCGTCTTCGACGACGCCGACCTCACCGACGTCGCGGGCAACTGCGCCAAGGGCTCGTTCAAGTACGCCGGCCAGCGTTGCTCGGCCGTCTCCCGCGTGCTCGCCCACGAATCGGTCCACGACGATCTGGTCGACCAGATCGACGCCCAGATGGACGCCTGGCAGGCCGGCGACCTCTTCGACGAGGACACCGCCTTCGGGCCGCTCATCAGCGAGGACCAGGCGGAGTGGGTCGCGGAACTGGTCGACGATGCCGTCGAGAAGGGTGCGGAGGTCGTCCGCGGTGGCGAGCGTCGCGCCCCGGAGGGCGTCCCCGAGGAACTGTCGAACCAGTTCTTCGAGCCGACGCTGCTGGCGAACGTTCCCCACGACGCTCGCATCGTCGACGAGGAGCAGTTCGGCCCGATCGCCGCCGTGACGACCTTCGAGGACGAGGACGAGGCTCTCGAGATCGCCAACAGTTCGGACCTCGCGCTCGACGCCGCAGTCTTCACCAGCGACTACAAGCGCGCGATGCGGATGGCCAACCGCGTCGACGCCGGCGCGGTCCGGATCAACGGCGCGCCGAGCCACGGCCTCGGCGACGTTCCCTTCGGCGGCAACAAGGACTCGGGAATCGGTCGCGAGGGGCTCGACGCCTCCATCCACGAGATGATGCGCGAGAAGAGCATCATCCTGTAA